CGTTTCGGCGACCGGCGCCACGACGGTCCACAATCTTGCCTATGCGCAGCGGCTCGGCCTCTGGGGCGGCGAGGATTTCCCCTTCGCCACGCGGGCCGAATTCGTGGAAGCCATCGAGGACGGCGGCGTTGCGGCAATGGAAGTGCTGGCCCGCGACCTGCGCTCGCTCGGCCTCTACACCTCTCGCTCGCTCTCCTATGACGGCGTCGAATATGAACTGGTCGAGCACCAGCTCACGCCCGAGCAGACGCGCATCTACGATGCCTATGCCGGGGCGTTCGCAATCATCCACAAGAATCTCGACGCCGCGATGCAGGCCGCCAACATCACTGGCGACACCGGCACGCTGAACCGGCAGGCCAAGTCCGCCGCCCGCTCGGCCTTTGAGAGCGCCAAGCAGCGTTTCTTCGGCCATCTCCTCACCAGCATGAAGACGCCGACCCTGATCCGCTCGATCGATCAGGACCTGGCCGATGGCCATGCCGCCGTGATCCAGATCGTCTCCACCGGCGAGGCGCTGATGCAACGCCGCCTGGCCGAGATCCCGACCGAGGAATGGAACGACGTCCGCGTCGACATCACGCCGAGGGAATATGTCCTCGATTACCTCGCTCATTCCTTCCCGGTGCAGCTCTACGAGCCGTTCACCGATAGCGAGGGCAATCTGTCGTCGCGCCCGGTCTATCGCGATGGCCAGCCCGTCGAAAGCCGCGAGGCTGTCGCACGCCGTGACAGCCTGATCGAGACGCTGGCCAGCCTGCCGCCGGTCCCCGGCGCGCTCGACCAGATCGTCCAGCGCTTCGGCACGGACATCGTCGCGGAAGTCACCGGCCGATCGCGGCGGATCGTCCGCAAGTCGCGTGCCGACGGCAGGGGCGATCGCCTCGCCGTCGAGAACCGCGCCGCTTCCGCCAATCTGGCGGAAACCTCCGCCTTCATGGACGACCTGAAGCGCATCCTCGTCTTCTCGGATGCTGGCGGCACGGGCCGCAGCTATCACGCCGACCTGTCGGCGCGGAACCAGCGGCTGCGCGTCCACTATCTCCTCGAACCGGGCTGGAAAGCCGATGCTGCGATCCAGGGCCTCGGTCGCACCAATCGCACAAACCAGCAGCAACCGCCGCTGTTCCGGCCGATCGCGACCAACGTCAAGGCCGAGAAGCGCTTCCTCTCCACCATCGCCCGTCGGCTCGACACCCTCGGCGCCATCACCAAGGGCCAGCGCCAGACCGGCGGCCAGGGCCTGTTCAGGCCCGAGGACAATCTGGAGAGCCACTATGCCCGCGACGCACTGCGCCAGCTCTACCTGTTGCTGGTCCGGGGCAAGGTCGAGGGCTGCTCACTGCAGATGTTCGAGGATGCAACCGGCCTGTCGCTGATGGATTCGGGCGGCATCAAGGATGAGCTGCCGCCGATCACAACCTTCCTCAACCGGTTGCTGGCGCTGACCATCTCGCTACAGGGCATCCTGTTCACGGCGTTCGAACAACTTCTCAACGCCAAGATTGAGGGCGCCATCGCCAGCGGCGTCTATGACCTCGGGCTGGAGACGCTCCAGGCCGAGAGCTTCATCGTCACCGACCGGACGACCATCCATGTCCATCCGGGCACCGGCGCCGAGACGCAGTTGCTCAGGATCATGCGGCGCGAACGCAACCGGCCCACCTCACTCGACGGCGCGTTCGGTCTTGTCGGCGACCGCCAAGCAAAGCTATTGGTCAACGGCCGCTCCGGCCGAGCTGCCGTACAAATTCCGGCATCGTCCATCATGCTCGACGACGGCGAGATCGAGCGTCGCGTCGCGCTGATCCGCCCGATGGAACAGCACCACGCCACCCTGCGCTCGATGGACGAGAGCCATTGGCAGGAAGCCGAACGGAACAGCTTTGTGGAGGCTTGGACCGCCGAGATGGCGGAAGTGCCGGAATTCTCCGACAGCACGATCCATATCGTCGCCGGGCTTCTCCTGCCGATCTGGAAGCGTCTGCCGAACGAATCGACCCGGGTTTACCGGCTCCAGACCGACCCGGGCGAACGCATCATTGGCCGCCGCGTATCGCCGGCCTGGGTCGCGGGCGCATTGGCGACGGGCGCAAATACGCTGACGCCGGACGACGCGTTCAAGGCGTTGATAGACGGCCGCACAATCCTCGACATCGCCGAGGGCATGCAGCTTCGCCGTGTTCGCGTCATGAGCGCCAACCGCATCGAACTCTCGGGCTTCACCGACGCGATGCGTGACCGCCTTCGCGCCTATGGCCTGTTCAGCGAGATCATATCGTGGAAGCTGCGCTTCTTCGTGCCGACCGACGCTACCGGTCCCACGATCCTCACCAAGGTGCTGGAGCGCTACGCGATCGAGCGCGTCAGTGAGGCCGCATGATGGCCCGTCACAATGCTTTCGAACTGGCGCAACGTCTCGGCCGACAGGCCG
This portion of the Sphingomonas sp. So64.6b genome encodes:
- a CDS encoding strawberry notch family protein; its protein translation is MTIASASAAVPAAPFPLAASPAPAAILAAAHSLLPHLERGQRVDAATLRGAMEAALGASDTSGAWNWKTAYEACEAATVLFLRKYGKAVMRKSGSPAASLPMLARIASLMPTHTRRAEETQAFQQFSTPMPFGLAALTAAAITPADCVLEPSAGTGLLAVLAEIAGARLMLNELADTRADLLSSLFPAIPVTRFDAAQIDDHLEATAVPSVVLMNPPFSVMANVSGRMTEAAYRHVASALARLADGGRLVTITGASFAPDAPAWRDAFARLQERGTVVFTAAIDGSVYAKHGTTIETRLTVIDKTPADDPTVFPPSAGVAPDVATVLGWIETQVPARLPVTLPRTISAVSAPRTVRGYLARAASSPARTIAEPEGVELAYETVDWTPPEGGRLTDAIYEEYGLQAIRIPGAQAHPTKLVQSAAMASVAPPKPSYRPMLPASIVIDGILSDAQLETVIYAGDAHGEFLAGSWTVDETFDLVSAAPDDAQNAVRFRRGFMLGDGTGAGKGRQSAGIILDNWMRGRRKAVWISKSEKLLEDAQRDWSALGMERLLVTPLSRFPQGKPITLGQGVLFTTYATLRSDDRGEKLSRVKQIVEWLGSDFDGVIIFDESHAMQNAAGGKGERGDVAASQQGRAGLRLQHALPNARVVYVSATGATTVHNLAYAQRLGLWGGEDFPFATRAEFVEAIEDGGVAAMEVLARDLRSLGLYTSRSLSYDGVEYELVEHQLTPEQTRIYDAYAGAFAIIHKNLDAAMQAANITGDTGTLNRQAKSAARSAFESAKQRFFGHLLTSMKTPTLIRSIDQDLADGHAAVIQIVSTGEALMQRRLAEIPTEEWNDVRVDITPREYVLDYLAHSFPVQLYEPFTDSEGNLSSRPVYRDGQPVESREAVARRDSLIETLASLPPVPGALDQIVQRFGTDIVAEVTGRSRRIVRKSRADGRGDRLAVENRAASANLAETSAFMDDLKRILVFSDAGGTGRSYHADLSARNQRLRVHYLLEPGWKADAAIQGLGRTNRTNQQQPPLFRPIATNVKAEKRFLSTIARRLDTLGAITKGQRQTGGQGLFRPEDNLESHYARDALRQLYLLLVRGKVEGCSLQMFEDATGLSLMDSGGIKDELPPITTFLNRLLALTISLQGILFTAFEQLLNAKIEGAIASGVYDLGLETLQAESFIVTDRTTIHVHPGTGAETQLLRIMRRERNRPTSLDGAFGLVGDRQAKLLVNGRSGRAAVQIPASSIMLDDGEIERRVALIRPMEQHHATLRSMDESHWQEAERNSFVEAWTAEMAEVPEFSDSTIHIVAGLLLPIWKRLPNESTRVYRLQTDPGERIIGRRVSPAWVAGALATGANTLTPDDAFKALIDGRTILDIAEGMQLRRVRVMSANRIELSGFTDAMRDRLRAYGLFSEIISWKLRFFVPTDATGPTILTKVLERYAIERVSEAA